One genomic window of Myxococcales bacterium includes the following:
- a CDS encoding NTP transferase domain-containing protein, which produces MLPALVLAAGLGTRLRPLTESTPKAGVPIGDRPALHHVVAGLRGCSPVVVNAFHHADVVLELAAIAGAVGVREASLLGTAGGLRNAAAALGPGPVLVWNADIQSSLAASSVIEAHTAEPSALATLAVALRAEGSIGEGTVGVDRAGRVARLRGERFGEEVRGADFVGVHVVGPQLREALPEVGCLVGDVYLPRLRAGGTLATHATDARFVDVGTLASYLAANLVWLEARGLASFCAPSAEVRADVRRSVVGEGAQVDAPIEECVVWPGAHVTEARRRSIVTKTSVISAE; this is translated from the coding sequence ATGCTCCCCGCGCTCGTGCTCGCCGCTGGCCTCGGCACGCGGCTCCGTCCTCTCACCGAGTCGACGCCCAAGGCGGGCGTGCCCATCGGCGACCGCCCCGCGCTCCACCACGTCGTCGCGGGCCTGCGCGGGTGCTCGCCGGTCGTGGTCAACGCGTTTCACCACGCGGACGTCGTGCTCGAGCTCGCCGCGATCGCGGGCGCCGTCGGCGTGCGCGAAGCGTCGCTCCTCGGCACCGCGGGCGGCCTCCGCAACGCCGCGGCCGCCCTCGGCCCGGGCCCGGTGCTGGTGTGGAACGCGGACATCCAGTCGAGCCTCGCGGCCTCGTCGGTGATCGAGGCGCACACCGCGGAGCCCTCCGCGCTCGCCACCCTGGCGGTCGCCCTGCGCGCCGAGGGCTCGATCGGCGAGGGGACGGTCGGCGTCGATCGCGCCGGTCGCGTCGCGCGGCTGCGCGGTGAGCGCTTCGGGGAAGAGGTGCGCGGCGCGGACTTCGTCGGGGTCCACGTCGTGGGGCCCCAGCTTCGCGAAGCACTTCCTGAAGTGGGGTGCCTCGTGGGCGACGTGTACCTGCCCAGGCTCCGTGCGGGAGGCACGCTCGCGACCCACGCGACCGATGCGCGGTTCGTCGACGTCGGCACGCTGGCGAGCTACCTCGCGGCGAACCTCGTGTGGCTCGAGGCGCGTGGCCTCGCGAGCTTCTGCGCGCCGAGCGCCGAGGTGAGGGCTGACGTGCGGCGGAGCGTGGTGGGCGAGGGCGCCCAGGTCGACGCACCCATCGAGGAGTGCGTCGTGTGGCCCGGGGCCCACGTCACCGAAGCGCGGCGCCGCTCGATCGTCACGAAGACGTCCGTGATATCTGCGGAGTAG
- the fabR gene encoding HTH-type transcriptional repressor FabR has translation MSRQFRCTPVHRDAQDPTRRGAVTRLEQKERTRRKLIDAALELSAARGFAALSLREIAKASGITATGFYRHFRDMDELGLVLVDEVGMTLRQLVREARSRFNAADGRTKASIAAFMDYVHRKPHLFRLLLGERLGGSTAFRSALHGEIDRFVAELSEDLEAQAKELGQPTDDVLLAAEAIVAIVFTLGAEVLELPRHRHAGLAERLVREVKLVLKGAGLDSSPAPSPRPEKDPAPAAVSAVAPDAPTRRTRVSGRPEGPRRRA, from the coding sequence ATGTCGAGACAGTTTCGGTGTACACCTGTACACCGAGACGCGCAAGACCCGACCCGGCGCGGCGCCGTGACCCGGCTCGAACAGAAAGAGCGCACCCGCAGGAAGCTCATCGACGCGGCGCTCGAGCTGAGCGCAGCGCGCGGCTTCGCGGCGCTGAGCCTCCGCGAGATCGCGAAGGCGTCCGGTATCACAGCGACCGGCTTCTACCGGCACTTCCGGGACATGGACGAGCTAGGGCTCGTGCTGGTCGACGAGGTGGGAATGACGCTGCGCCAGCTCGTGCGCGAGGCGCGGAGCCGCTTCAACGCCGCTGACGGCCGCACCAAGGCGTCGATCGCGGCGTTCATGGACTACGTGCACCGCAAGCCGCATCTCTTTCGGCTCTTGCTCGGCGAACGGCTCGGGGGCTCGACGGCGTTCCGCAGCGCGCTGCACGGAGAGATCGACCGGTTCGTCGCGGAGCTGAGCGAGGACCTCGAGGCGCAGGCGAAGGAGCTGGGGCAGCCCACCGACGACGTGCTCCTCGCCGCCGAGGCCATCGTGGCGATCGTGTTCACGCTTGGAGCGGAGGTGCTCGAGCTGCCGCGACACCGACACGCCGGGCTGGCCGAGCGCCTCGTGCGGGAGGTGAAGCTCGTGCTGAAGGGCGCCGGCCTCGACTCGAGCCCGGCCCCGTCGCCGCGGCCGGAGAAGGATCCCGCGCCGGCCGCGGTCAGCGCTGTCGCACCGGACGCGCCGACTCGGCGGACCCGCGTGAGCGGCCGCCCGGAGGGGCCGCGCCGCCGCGCCTAG
- a CDS encoding acyl-CoA desaturase, with product MLYLALCLAVFVAAYLLNIFYITVLYHRGLTHGAVKLRPFTRFLAVHTGSWVTGLDPKGWSCMHRLHHLHSDTPEDPHSPSHNGLIELMLVQLRSYNRILVRLIKGSAAETALVKDLDFPVSWLNRRGLWSLPYALHLSITVAIGVFGHAWLLGAAYYFGMLSHPIQGWMVNALAHRFGYRSFDTSDDSRNNTFVALLVFGEGYQNNHHHAPRSANFAAKAGELDLGYLLCRVAEKVGLIEIVPTPAPLAEPVADAP from the coding sequence GTGCTCTACCTCGCGCTCTGCCTGGCCGTCTTCGTGGCAGCCTACCTGCTCAATATCTTCTACATCACGGTGCTCTACCACCGAGGACTCACGCACGGCGCCGTCAAGCTACGCCCGTTCACTCGGTTTCTGGCGGTGCACACCGGCAGCTGGGTGACCGGCCTCGACCCCAAGGGCTGGAGCTGCATGCACAGGCTCCACCACCTGCACTCGGACACGCCGGAGGACCCCCACAGCCCGAGCCACAACGGGCTCATCGAGCTCATGCTCGTGCAGCTCCGCTCGTACAATCGCATCCTCGTGCGCCTCATCAAGGGCTCGGCAGCCGAGACCGCCCTCGTGAAGGATCTCGACTTCCCCGTCAGCTGGCTCAACCGGCGCGGTCTCTGGAGCCTCCCGTACGCGCTGCACCTGTCGATCACCGTCGCCATCGGCGTCTTCGGCCACGCGTGGCTGCTCGGCGCCGCGTATTACTTCGGAATGCTCTCGCACCCCATCCAGGGCTGGATGGTGAACGCGCTCGCGCACAGGTTCGGCTACCGGAGCTTCGACACGTCGGACGACTCGCGAAACAACACCTTCGTCGCGCTCCTCGTGTTCGGCGAGGGCTACCAGAACAACCACCATCACGCGCCTCGCAGCGCGAACTTCGCGGCGAAGGCCGGCGAGCTCGATCTCGGGTATCTCCTGTGTCGCGTCGCGGAGAAGGTGGGCCTCATCGAGATCGTGCCGACGCCCGCTCCGCTGGCCGAGCCCGTGGCCGACGCGCCGTAG
- a CDS encoding alpha/beta fold hydrolase — protein MFRRVLGGLERTVGGAQYHAVSRAARAYAGLRLEVAVVDGVRVPYYRRTSRDGRAPLVLVHGFGGDKESWLLLAGSLGRDRGLVIPDLPGHGAADGIPRERASARAQAAVVAAVLAHAGVGRAHLVGNSMGGGVALRFAHDFPEQTASMTLIGSVGPIVERSEVGEAIDRGENPLLTRGPDDLNRLLRLVAERLPPSTRAMRRYLGTERWKRAPALAELFEGWVDPAAGDGVPTALGALDAPALVIHGGKDRVIHPSTGKALAEGLARAKHVPMASLGHVPQLEDPRGVAKELEGFLASLP, from the coding sequence ATGTTCCGGCGCGTCCTGGGTGGGCTCGAGCGCACCGTCGGTGGGGCCCAATACCATGCAGTGTCACGAGCAGCGCGCGCCTACGCGGGCTTGCGCCTCGAGGTGGCCGTCGTCGATGGCGTGCGCGTGCCCTACTACCGGCGCACCTCCCGCGACGGCCGGGCGCCGCTCGTGCTCGTGCACGGATTCGGAGGCGACAAGGAGAGCTGGCTCCTGCTCGCGGGGTCGCTCGGCCGCGATCGCGGGCTCGTCATTCCCGACCTCCCGGGCCATGGCGCCGCCGACGGGATCCCGCGGGAGCGAGCGTCGGCGCGGGCGCAGGCCGCGGTCGTGGCGGCCGTGCTAGCGCACGCCGGCGTGGGGCGGGCTCACCTCGTGGGCAACTCGATGGGCGGCGGCGTCGCGCTCCGCTTCGCCCACGACTTCCCGGAGCAGACCGCGTCGATGACGCTCATCGGGTCCGTGGGCCCGATCGTCGAGCGGAGCGAGGTCGGCGAGGCGATCGATCGCGGCGAGAATCCGCTCCTCACCCGCGGCCCCGACGATCTGAACCGGCTCCTGCGCCTCGTCGCCGAGCGGCTGCCGCCGAGCACGCGCGCGATGCGTCGCTATCTGGGGACCGAGCGCTGGAAGCGCGCCCCCGCGCTGGCCGAGCTCTTCGAGGGGTGGGTGGATCCCGCCGCGGGCGACGGCGTGCCGACCGCGCTCGGCGCCCTCGACGCCCCCGCGCTCGTCATCCACGGCGGCAAGGACCGCGTGATCCACCCGTCGACCGGCAAGGCGCTGGCCGAGGGGCTCGCGCGCGCGAAGCACGTCCCGATGGCTTCGCTGGGCCACGTGCCCCAGCTCGAAGATCCGCGAGGCGTCGCCAAGGAGCTCGAAGGCTTCCTGGCGTCGCTGCCTTAG
- a CDS encoding arginine--tRNA ligase, which yields MSVSNRVRAAVVAALSGLAAEGRLGERGPAAVASVDFVVERPKRPEHGDFATNVAMVLTKRVGMPPRAIAELLAARLGGGEVVRSAELAGPGFVNLRLAPAPFHDALVEILTEGRAFGRAPAASGERVDLEFVSSNPTGPLVVASARNAVLGDATARVLESRGHRVTREYYINDFGNQVGLFADSVRAVHEGRELGEELYKGAYVHDIARYLAAHRPEVLTQDRVELSRACVALMLRGVPGVPTMPGIRKTLAALGVHFDVWFSEESLHRWGAVDGALETLRAGGYLVDKDGATFFRNDDAGSTDDKERVVKKSDGAYTYFASDIAYFADKVSRGYDRLLIVLGVDHHGYVARIRNALDALGLPADRFEALLYQLVYILRDGEVVKSSKRAGNIVTADEVMDEIDEAAGRVGAGSDALRFFFLSRAHTSQVDFDIEIAKKKSLDNPVFYVQYGHARLCSILKRAEEQGLATPTRITREQLAKLVHPDELALTAKVSELGAVLEDAARHREPHRVLFYVQELARDFQSYFSRLKGENDTILPQASVRAVAGWEERWDHDKTRARLAWIVAVRYVYAEALAVLGISAPERMDRPASDPSDPNGTSDELDDRD from the coding sequence ATGAGCGTCTCGAATCGTGTGAGAGCGGCGGTCGTCGCGGCCCTTTCGGGTCTGGCAGCGGAGGGCAGGCTCGGCGAGCGCGGCCCCGCCGCGGTCGCGTCGGTCGACTTCGTCGTCGAGCGCCCCAAGCGCCCCGAGCACGGCGACTTCGCGACGAACGTGGCGATGGTGCTCACGAAGCGCGTAGGCATGCCGCCTCGGGCCATCGCGGAGCTCCTCGCCGCGCGCCTCGGTGGCGGCGAGGTCGTCCGCTCCGCGGAGCTCGCGGGCCCGGGCTTCGTCAACCTTCGCCTCGCGCCTGCACCCTTCCACGACGCCCTCGTGGAGATCCTCACCGAGGGCAGGGCCTTCGGGCGCGCCCCCGCGGCGTCGGGCGAGCGCGTCGACCTCGAGTTCGTCAGCTCGAACCCCACGGGCCCGCTCGTGGTCGCGAGCGCGCGCAACGCGGTGCTCGGCGACGCCACGGCGCGGGTCCTCGAGTCGCGCGGCCACCGGGTGACGCGCGAGTACTACATCAACGATTTCGGAAATCAGGTCGGGCTCTTCGCCGACAGCGTGCGCGCCGTCCACGAGGGGCGCGAGCTCGGCGAAGAGCTCTACAAGGGCGCCTACGTCCACGACATCGCCCGCTACCTGGCCGCGCATCGTCCCGAGGTGCTCACCCAGGACCGGGTCGAGCTGTCGCGCGCGTGCGTGGCGCTCATGCTCCGCGGCGTGCCGGGCGTGCCCACCATGCCGGGCATCCGCAAGACCCTCGCGGCGCTCGGCGTCCACTTCGACGTGTGGTTCAGCGAAGAGTCGCTGCACAGGTGGGGCGCGGTCGACGGGGCCCTCGAGACGCTCCGCGCGGGCGGCTACCTCGTCGACAAGGACGGGGCGACCTTCTTCCGCAACGACGACGCCGGCTCGACCGACGACAAGGAGCGCGTCGTCAAGAAGTCGGACGGTGCGTATACGTACTTCGCGAGTGATATCGCATACTTCGCAGACAAGGTCTCGCGCGGCTACGACCGCCTGCTGATCGTGCTCGGCGTCGACCATCATGGGTACGTCGCGCGCATCCGGAACGCGCTCGACGCGCTGGGGCTGCCGGCCGACCGCTTCGAGGCGCTGCTCTACCAGCTCGTGTACATCCTGCGCGACGGCGAGGTCGTGAAGTCGTCGAAGCGCGCCGGGAACATCGTGACCGCCGACGAGGTGATGGACGAGATCGACGAGGCGGCCGGGCGCGTCGGCGCCGGGAGTGACGCGCTCCGGTTTTTCTTCTTGTCGCGCGCCCACACTTCGCAGGTCGACTTCGACATCGAGATCGCGAAGAAGAAGAGCCTCGACAACCCCGTCTTCTACGTCCAGTACGGGCACGCGCGGCTCTGCAGCATCCTCAAGCGCGCCGAGGAGCAGGGGCTCGCGACGCCGACCCGGATCACTCGCGAACAGCTCGCGAAGCTCGTTCACCCGGACGAGCTCGCCCTCACCGCGAAGGTGAGCGAGCTCGGCGCCGTGCTCGAGGACGCCGCGAGGCACCGCGAGCCGCACCGGGTGCTGTTCTACGTGCAGGAGCTCGCCCGCGACTTCCAGAGCTATTTCTCGCGCCTCAAGGGCGAGAACGACACCATCCTCCCCCAGGCCTCGGTGCGCGCGGTGGCGGGCTGGGAAGAGCGCTGGGACCACGACAAGACCCGCGCGCGGCTCGCGTGGATCGTCGCCGTGCGCTACGTCTACGCGGAGGCCCTCGCGGTGCTGGGCATCAGCGCGCCCGAGCGTATGGACCGACCGGCGAGCGACCCGAGCGACCCGAACGGCACGAGCGACGAGCTAGACGACCGCGACTGA
- a CDS encoding SPOR domain-containing protein: MEQRVKHLEQIQETDVEGGPGRGATLAFVALGGACVLFAVLALNGRGSKPDVKKSDPLGELVSQRVKAEKAKGGAAKPTDLAPSDVTFPGILSDDTAPPTALAAVKGAAPQVRDPMVAALPPPAPSVPPPGRPQTPPAAGDRLPVVPLPAANILEATPLVTRPRDPLTKAASDGAQAKVAAEGSPAAAAGHEGGFQLQVSSFRTREEGEAFAKQLRDRGHKAYVSEANVAGRGTWFRVRVGPFATQHQAAQYRTSFEDREHVVPFIIPPQK; the protein is encoded by the coding sequence ATGGAACAGCGAGTGAAGCACCTCGAGCAGATCCAAGAGACGGACGTGGAAGGCGGCCCCGGCCGCGGCGCCACGCTCGCGTTCGTGGCGCTCGGCGGGGCGTGCGTGCTCTTCGCGGTCCTCGCCTTGAACGGGCGCGGCTCCAAGCCCGACGTCAAGAAGTCCGACCCGCTGGGCGAGCTCGTGTCGCAGCGAGTGAAGGCCGAGAAGGCCAAGGGCGGCGCCGCGAAGCCCACCGACCTCGCGCCAAGCGACGTCACGTTCCCGGGCATCCTCAGCGACGACACCGCGCCTCCCACCGCGCTCGCCGCGGTCAAGGGCGCGGCTCCACAGGTGCGCGATCCGATGGTCGCTGCGCTGCCGCCGCCGGCTCCGAGCGTGCCTCCCCCGGGGCGCCCGCAGACCCCGCCCGCCGCCGGAGACCGTCTCCCGGTCGTGCCGCTGCCCGCCGCGAACATCCTCGAGGCGACCCCGCTGGTCACGCGCCCGCGCGATCCGCTCACCAAAGCCGCCAGCGATGGCGCGCAGGCGAAGGTCGCGGCGGAGGGCTCGCCCGCCGCGGCGGCCGGGCACGAGGGTGGCTTCCAGCTCCAGGTGAGCTCCTTCCGCACACGCGAAGAGGGCGAGGCGTTCGCCAAGCAGCTCCGTGACCGAGGCCACAAGGCGTACGTGAGCGAGGCGAACGTCGCGGGGCGTGGCACCTGGTTTCGCGTGCGCGTGGGCCCGTTCGCCACCCAGCATCAGGCCGCGCAGTACCGCACGTCGTTCGAGGACCGCGAGCACGTCGTCCCGTTCATCATCCCGCCGCAGAAGTAG
- a CDS encoding class II glutamine amidotransferase, whose translation MARLMALVSNRPDLASHVVLAEREALRARGRGAPLGWGLGFYQGDEVLIRRRPCEEGPEVDLAAQASQVRADLLVGQVRAATHGGLRTENTHPFRFRQWLFAQTGAIPAFDAARERLVDALPAFLRGQVQGETDAEVFFFLMLSFLHDRGALEPGAGRARAPSMVRDALVETLAMVDGVVSEVGAPRASLNCVVATGSYVVALSAGAPMAYRVFAGRADVEALARDDDALRRSPELESARCVLLASDFDDEWSLAASSPVAEPRWKSAPERAILVLSRGEKPEIHKM comes from the coding sequence ATGGCGCGCCTCATGGCGCTCGTCAGCAACCGCCCTGATCTCGCCTCCCATGTGGTCCTCGCCGAGCGTGAGGCGCTCCGGGCGCGTGGCCGAGGCGCGCCGCTCGGGTGGGGCCTCGGCTTCTACCAGGGTGACGAGGTGCTCATCCGTCGACGCCCCTGCGAAGAGGGGCCCGAGGTCGATCTCGCCGCCCAAGCCTCCCAGGTGCGCGCCGACCTGCTCGTGGGGCAGGTCCGCGCCGCGACGCACGGCGGGCTGCGCACCGAGAACACCCACCCGTTCCGCTTCCGGCAGTGGCTGTTCGCGCAGACCGGCGCGATCCCCGCGTTCGACGCGGCGCGCGAGCGGCTCGTCGACGCGCTCCCCGCGTTCCTCCGCGGGCAGGTGCAAGGCGAGACTGACGCCGAGGTCTTCTTCTTCCTGATGCTCTCGTTCCTCCACGACCGCGGCGCGCTCGAGCCGGGCGCGGGGCGGGCGCGCGCCCCTTCGATGGTCCGGGACGCCCTCGTCGAGACCCTCGCGATGGTCGACGGCGTCGTCTCGGAGGTGGGGGCGCCGCGCGCGAGCCTCAACTGCGTCGTGGCGACCGGCTCGTACGTCGTCGCGCTCAGCGCGGGCGCGCCCATGGCCTACCGGGTGTTCGCCGGCCGCGCCGACGTCGAGGCGTTGGCGCGCGATGACGACGCCCTCCGTCGAAGCCCGGAGCTGGAGAGCGCGCGCTGCGTGCTCCTCGCGAGCGACTTCGACGACGAGTGGTCGCTCGCCGCGTCGAGCCCCGTCGCGGAGCCGCGCTGGAAGAGCGCGCCGGAACGTGCGATCCTCGTCCTCAGCCGTGGCGAGAAGCCCGAAATACATAAGATGTAA
- a CDS encoding sigma 54-interacting transcriptional regulator: MVVTKQHTGVSSPYADDSLPPGAVRAAARPGLVLLYAPNYEHLHPAYPFGPHDITIGRDPVHSVCIPEQAVSRLHARIRREGDAYVLTDLGSRNGTLVDGRHVQEIVLEPLSEVRVGDAIFKFVDDGADVAASYRIDGMVAGQRRARAFRELVGGARVDGIAADIERIAATELSCVVLGETGTGKEVVARGIHALSGRRGSFQAINCAAIPQNLLESELFGYRRGAFSGADRDKPGLIRLADGGTLFLDEIGDMPIEAQAKLLRVLQSREVFPLGATMPERVDIRVVCATHRDLYGHARDGRFRGDLLARLNEHAVRLPPLRERKEDVLLLMRSFFARYGRPDARFTFSFMVALLHYDWPFNVRELESCVKRGLAITDTEALDTPHLPDAIAEVMRGYGNKSAREGLPSVLPPAPHGLLPPNLPIFSPPFPQSAAPGSPPSAPASSATSPRSGGPSEPELRAVLAKHAGNVAAVGRELGKERMQIHRWLKKFGISLDDYRG; encoded by the coding sequence ATGGTCGTGACGAAGCAGCACACGGGCGTCTCGTCGCCCTACGCCGACGACAGCCTCCCCCCGGGCGCGGTGCGTGCGGCGGCGCGCCCGGGCCTCGTGCTGCTCTACGCACCGAACTACGAGCACCTGCACCCGGCCTACCCCTTTGGCCCACACGACATCACGATTGGCCGCGACCCTGTGCACTCGGTCTGCATCCCCGAGCAGGCCGTGAGCCGGTTGCACGCGCGCATTCGGCGGGAGGGCGACGCCTACGTGCTCACCGACCTCGGCAGCCGCAACGGCACGCTCGTCGACGGCCGGCACGTGCAGGAGATCGTCCTCGAGCCGCTCTCGGAGGTGCGCGTCGGCGACGCGATCTTCAAGTTCGTGGACGATGGCGCCGACGTGGCCGCGTCGTACCGCATCGACGGGATGGTGGCGGGCCAGCGCCGCGCCCGCGCCTTCCGTGAGCTCGTCGGGGGAGCCCGGGTGGACGGCATCGCCGCCGACATCGAGCGCATCGCGGCGACGGAGCTGTCGTGCGTGGTGCTCGGCGAGACGGGCACCGGCAAAGAGGTCGTCGCGCGCGGGATCCACGCCCTGTCGGGACGCCGCGGCTCGTTCCAGGCGATCAACTGCGCCGCCATCCCCCAGAACCTCCTCGAGAGCGAGCTGTTCGGCTACCGTCGGGGCGCGTTCTCAGGCGCCGATCGCGACAAGCCCGGCCTCATCCGGCTCGCCGACGGCGGCACGCTCTTCCTCGACGAGATCGGCGACATGCCCATCGAGGCGCAGGCGAAGCTCCTGCGCGTGCTCCAGTCGCGCGAGGTATTTCCGCTGGGCGCGACCATGCCGGAGCGCGTCGACATTCGGGTCGTGTGCGCGACCCACCGCGATCTCTACGGCCACGCGCGCGACGGACGCTTTCGCGGCGATCTCCTCGCCCGCCTCAACGAGCACGCCGTGCGCCTGCCGCCCCTCCGCGAGCGCAAAGAGGACGTCCTCCTGCTCATGCGCAGCTTCTTCGCGAGGTATGGGCGCCCGGACGCGCGCTTCACCTTCTCGTTCATGGTGGCGCTCCTCCACTACGACTGGCCCTTCAACGTCCGAGAGCTCGAGAGCTGCGTGAAGCGCGGCCTCGCGATCACCGATACCGAGGCGCTCGACACGCCGCACCTCCCCGACGCCATCGCCGAGGTCATGCGCGGCTACGGCAACAAGTCGGCGCGCGAGGGGCTCCCGAGCGTGCTGCCTCCCGCGCCGCACGGCCTGCTCCCGCCGAATCTCCCCATCTTCTCGCCGCCCTTCCCGCAGTCCGCCGCGCCTGGCTCGCCGCCGTCCGCCCCGGCCTCGTCGGCCACCTCTCCGCGGTCGGGCGGCCCCTCCGAGCCGGAGCTCCGGGCGGTCCTGGCGAAGCACGCCGGCAACGTCGCCGCGGTCGGGCGCGAGCTCGGCAAAGAGCGCATGCAGATCCATAGGTGGCTGAAGAAATTTGGGATCTCGCTCGACGACTACCGCGGGTAG
- a CDS encoding dephospho-CoA kinase, which translates to MHLFGLTGGIASGKSAVAARFRARGVPVVDADQLARDVVLPGTPGLSAVVEAFGAGVLDADGALDRKRLGELVFKDEAARRTLNALLHPRIAQAGVARAAELAARGEPLACYEAALLVENGLADAFRPLVVVAASPAVQAARVGSRDALDREAALARIAAQMPLEDKVRAADLVITNEGTVEALTSAADDALREVLTRTSVDPARYFSRDPGAP; encoded by the coding sequence ATGCACCTCTTCGGCCTCACGGGTGGCATCGCCTCTGGCAAGAGCGCTGTCGCCGCGCGGTTCCGCGCTCGCGGCGTGCCCGTCGTCGACGCCGACCAGCTCGCGCGTGACGTGGTGTTGCCCGGCACGCCAGGCCTCTCCGCCGTGGTCGAGGCGTTCGGCGCCGGCGTGCTCGACGCCGACGGCGCGCTGGATCGGAAGCGGCTCGGTGAGCTCGTGTTCAAGGACGAGGCGGCCCGGCGCACCTTGAACGCGCTGCTCCACCCCCGCATCGCCCAGGCCGGGGTCGCGCGGGCGGCCGAGCTCGCCGCGCGCGGGGAGCCGCTCGCCTGCTACGAGGCCGCGCTCCTCGTCGAGAACGGCCTCGCCGACGCGTTCCGGCCGCTGGTCGTCGTCGCGGCGTCGCCCGCGGTCCAGGCGGCGCGGGTCGGCTCGCGCGACGCGCTCGACCGGGAGGCCGCCCTCGCCCGCATCGCCGCGCAGATGCCCCTCGAGGACAAGGTGCGGGCGGCCGACCTCGTGATCACGAACGAGGGGACGGTGGAGGCCCTCACGTCCGCCGCCGACGACGCGCTGCGGGAGGTGCTCACGCGCACCAGCGTCGATCCCGCGCGCTATTTTTCACGCGATCCCGGCGCTCCTTGA
- a CDS encoding gluconate 2-dehydrogenase subunit 3 family protein, with product MAAKPLHRRPVEPPERDSLATRRDASESPAEGAAKPPKAPAKTGRRRAAKIVAGALVGVGAVVAAVRTSGYRLPPGVKLVSLSPWQYLVVAAAARRIVDPDSPDAPTADAVDVAGFVDDYVTRMPAGLRADVGGLLGVVEHLAPLRAGHRRRFTNLGPEAQDAALAWLERAGGLFAGAFDGLRALVFMGYYRDARTWPLLGYEGPTLPPQPARATQAPGGGGP from the coding sequence ATGGCGGCGAAACCCTTGCATCGTCGCCCGGTGGAGCCGCCCGAGCGCGACAGCCTGGCCACGCGTCGCGACGCGTCGGAGTCGCCCGCCGAGGGCGCCGCGAAGCCACCGAAGGCGCCAGCGAAGACCGGGCGCCGCCGCGCGGCGAAGATCGTCGCCGGGGCCCTCGTCGGCGTCGGCGCGGTCGTCGCTGCCGTGCGGACCTCGGGCTACCGCCTGCCCCCGGGCGTGAAGCTGGTCTCGCTCTCGCCCTGGCAGTACCTCGTCGTCGCGGCGGCCGCGCGGCGCATCGTCGACCCCGACTCGCCGGACGCGCCCACCGCCGACGCGGTCGACGTCGCGGGCTTCGTCGACGACTACGTCACGCGAATGCCTGCAGGGCTCCGCGCCGACGTGGGCGGCCTGCTCGGCGTGGTCGAGCACCTCGCCCCGCTGCGCGCGGGACACCGACGCCGCTTCACGAACCTCGGCCCGGAGGCGCAGGACGCCGCGCTCGCGTGGCTCGAGCGAGCAGGCGGGCTCTTCGCGGGCGCGTTCGACGGGCTGCGCGCGCTCGTCTTCATGGGGTACTACCGCGACGCGCGCACCTGGCCGCTGCTCGGGTACGAGGGGCCGACGCTGCCACCCCAACCTGCGCGGGCCACGCAAGCGCCGGGCGGGGGCGGACCTTGA